CATCGGGGAGAGGACAGCCAGGGTGACAGCACGAAGGACGTGACGACGCATCAGGCGAAACTCCGGGAACGAATGGACCGTCGAGAACCACGACATGACCAGGGACAAAATCGACTGCGCAAGATACTATCCGGGCGCCGGGCTGGACGGAACGGTGTTCCGAAAGGTTCCATTGCGTTGACGCACCCCTCGGCGACCCCTACGTTCCGCCCCGAATGACGAGCCCGGTCCGTTCCGGCCGTGCCCCCCGTCCCGACCTCCTGCTCCCCGCTGAAGTGGCACGCCTCGGGGGCCTCGAAGTCGTCACGAGCGGCATCGTCGAAGGTTTTCTTGCTGGACTCCACCGCTCCCCGCGTCGCGGGTTCTCGGTGGAGTTTGCGGAGCATCGGCAGTATCAGCCTGGCGACGAGCCGCGTTACGTCGACTGGAAATTGCTGGCTCGCACCGATCGGCTCTACGTCAAGCAGTTCGAAGAAGAGACCAATCTCCGCGCGATGCTGGTCCTCGATGCCTCCGCCTCGATGGCCTGGAGCGGCGCGCCCGAGCGCCTGACCAAACTCGACTACGCCTCACGACTCGCCGCAGCACTCGCCCTCGTGCTGGTGCGCCAGCGCGATGCCGCCGGTCTGGTGACCTTCGACGAAGAGGTCCGGACCATTCTCCCGGCACGCGCGCGCGTCGCCCACTGGAACCAGCTGTCGCGTACCCTCGCTGACCTGCGACCAGGGCTCGGGACGGCCGCCGAGCCGGCATTGCAGCAGGTCGTCAGCGCGCTGCGCCGCCGCGGCATGGTGGTGTTCATCTCGGATCTCCTGCTCGATCGCGAACTCGCCCTGAAGGCGCTCCGCTTCCTGCGACACCGCGGGCACGAGGTGCTGGTGCTCCACATCGCCGATCCGGCGGAGCTTACCCTCGCCCGCGGCGACGAGACGCGCTTCCGCGATCCCGAGTCGGGAAAGGCCGTGACGTTGTCGCCGTCCGAGTGGGGTGATGCCTATCAGCGGACGGTCGCCGGCGTCGTGCGTGCGTGGGGTATCTCCTGTCGCGCTGCCGGAATGCGCTATGCCGTGGTGCCGACCGATCTCCCCTTCGGTGTGGCGCTCGGACGCGCCCTCGGCGCATGATCGGATTTACCACGCCCTGGTTGCTGTTCGGTCTGATTGCTGCCGCGATTCCCATTCTGTTACATCTGGTGCAGCGCCGCGAGCCACCGGAGCTCTCCTTCCCGGCGGTGCGCTACCTCGAAGACGCGACCCGCGATCATCGTCGCCGGATCAAGCTCCGCCACCTGCTGCTCCTGGCCGTGCGCACCCTGCTCATTGTGGCGCTCGTGCTCGCGGCGGCGGGACTCACCGTGCGACGCGGCGGCGTGGTCCGTCACGCGCCGAGCGCCCTGGTGCTGATCCTCGACAACTCGGCCAGCAGCGGCACGGTAATCGACGGCATCCCCGTCGTGACGTCGCTGGTTACCGCTGCGCGTGCGGTGCTTGCGCGAGCCACTGCGGACGATCGACTCTGGCTCCTCACCGCGGACGGCACCGTGCGGGGCGGCACCGCTGCCGACCTCGGTCGGGAACTCGATGCCGTCGGCGTGCTGCCGGTGCGCCTCGATCTCGGAGTCGCGGTCGCCACCGGGCGTGACCTCGTGCGCGGCGCCGGTCGTCCCGGCGAAGTGGTGGTGATCAGCGACCTGCAGCGAACGGCGCTCGGTGCCGCGCGCGCCGGGAGCAACGTGCTGGTGCTGCGTCCCGACGTCGCGCCGCCAGCGAATCGCCGGATTCAGTCGCTGGTCACCAGCTCGCAGCCGTGGGGCGCCGATGGCGGTCGTCTCACCTTCGGCGTGGCTGCCGGAGACACCGTCGCGGTGCCCGTCGCGCTGCGCATCGCAGGACGCAGCGGTCGTGACCTGCTGGTGACGCCAGGTGTGCCAGTCACGCAACGGATTAGTGGCCTCACGCCGGGGTGGCTCACCCTCACGGTGTCGTTGCCTCCCGATGAATTGCGCAGCGATGATGTGCAGTCGGTGGCCGTGCGGGTTGCGCCAGCACCGGTGGTGCGCTGGGACAACGATGATCGCTTCGTGTCCGCCGCGTTCGAAGTGCTTCGCAGCGATGGTCGCGTGCGCAGTGGCGATGCGGTGCGCTTCGGGACCCTCGGCTCTGGCGCCAGTGTGGTGATGCCACCGGAAGACCCGTCACGGATTGGCGCGGTGAATCGCGGTCTTGCCGCACGTGGCGTCACCTGGCGCTTCGGAGCGCCGGTGGCGAGCGGTGAACGGACCGATAGTTCCGCATTGCTCCCTGGAACCGAACGGATTGCCCGCCGCATCACGCTGGAGTCGGCCGGCCGAAGCGGAGATGTGCTCGCGACGGTGGCAGGCCAGCCCTGGCTGGTGCGGAGTGGCAATGTGCTGCTCGTGGGCTCCCGGCTCGATACTGCCTGGAGTTCGTTGCCGCTCTCGGCAGCCTTTCTTCCGTTCCTGGATGCCCTCGTGAGTCGCGCCGCGGAAGGCGTGCTGACGACCTCCGAACTGGTCGCCGGCGCGGAGTTGCGGCTCCCCGAGGCCGTGGGCTCGGTGGCCGGTCCGGCCGGTTCAGTGGCGGTTGAGGGCGGGTCGCTCTGGCGGCCCCGGACTCCCGGGGTGTACCACCTGGTGGGCCGCGGAGATACCTTGGGCGCCGTCACCGTGACCGTCGATCCGCGCGAATCCGAACTCGCGCGGGCGGCGGATGGTGATGTTCGTGCCCTGTGGAGTGGTGCGACGGTGGCCTCGCTGACCAGCGGCCCTCGTCGAGCGTTCACTGCCGGGAGCCGCGGCGATCTGCGCGGTGCCCTGCTCGTTCTTGCGCTTTGCTGTGCTCTCGCGGAAACCGGCCTCGCCGGACGCGCGGGCCGACGGAACTGAATGACGCTGCGTCCCATCCTTGATGCCTTCGACCGCTGCGCCGCCGTTCGTGCGCTCGCGGATCGCTTGCCCGTGCGCGGCGCCACGCTCTCGCTCGCCGGACTTCCGGGTTCCTCCCGCGCGGTACTCGCAACCTGGCTGACACAGCGCGTGGGTGCCGGACGTCTCGTGGTGGTCATCACCGCGACCCCCGCTGATGCCGAGCGGTGGCTCACCGACTTGCAGCACCTCACCACCGCCGGCGTGGCGCTGTATCCGCAGCGCGAAGCCCTCGGGGAAGACGAGCCGCACTTCGAGATCGCCGGGGAGCGCATCGAAACACTCGCGTCACTGCTGCGGGGTGAGCTGCAGGTGCTGGTCACCACGGCACGGGCGAGCGCCGAGCGAACGGCGGTTCCCGCCGCACTCGAGCAGCTGCGGCTGCAAGTGACCGTTGGCGAGGCGCGACCGTTGCGGGATGTCGTTGCTTCGCTGGAGCGAATGGGGTATCAACGCGTCCCGGCAGTCTCGGAAGTCGCCGAGTTCTCGGTGCGCGGCGGCATCGTTGATGTCTACGGCTTCGGGATGTCGACACCGGCCCGGCTCGAGTGGTGGGGCGACGATATCTCCTCGATTCGCGCCTTCGATCTCACGACCCAGCGGTCGGGTGATGAATTCCCCGATGTCACGGTGTTGCCGATCACTTCGGTTGCCGTGCGCGATCTCGACTCGCCGGGGCAGCGCGTCGAGCGCAAGTCGCTGCTCGAACTCCTGCCGGTCGATGCGCTGCTGTTCGAGGAATCGCCGCATCCCGATGAGGAGGAAGTCGACCGCGCCTGGCGCGAGGCCGAGCATCATCTCGAGATCGCGCGACGACTCGGCGAAGATGTGCCGAAGCGCGACGAGATCTTCGTCGATCCGGCGACCTGGCGCGGCCGGCGTGCGAACTTCGCCCGGCTGGTGATCGCCGAAGAAGCTGCTGACGTGCAAATGGGGTTCTTCCCGCCTGAACGCGTCGACCGCGACCTCGGCCGACTCCGTGCGATGCTCGGTCACGGCACCCCGACGCTGATCCTCTGCGACAACGAAGGGCAACGCGAGCGCCTCGATGAACTCCTCGAGGATGGCGGTTTCCGCCCGGCCGGCACCACGCTGGTGGTCGGTGCGCTCGATGGCGGCTTCGTGATGCCGACGCTGCGTGTCCTCACCGATCACGAAATCTTCCGACGGGCGCGCCGGCTACGCCGTTCGCGTCGCTACCGCCAGGCCGCCCCATCGGCGGTCACCGGCGCGCTCACGCTGGGCGACTACGTCGTCCATCTCGAACACGGCATCGGCGTCTATCGCGGCATCCAGACGCTCACGATTGATGGTGGCACCATCGAAGTCGCGATTCTCGAGTACGAAGGTGGCGACCGGCTCAATGTCCCGCTCTATCGACTCGATCAGCTCGAACGCTATCGCGCTGCGGGCGACGACGGCGATCGACCACCGCCGAAGATCCATCGTCTCGGTGGCACGGCGTGGCGCAAGGTGCGCGAGAAGACCCGCGAAGCCATCCAGGCGATGGCAGCTGAACTGCTCGACCTGTATGCGCGGCGCGGCATCAGCGCCGGCTTCCCGTTTCCGCCCGACAGTCGCTGGCAACGCGAGCTGGAGTCGTCGTTCCTCTACGAGGACACGCCGGATCAGCGCACCGCCACCGAAGACATCAAGAAGGATATGGAACGGCCGAAGCCGATGGACCGGCTGCTGGTGGGCGACGTGGGCTACGGCAAGACGGAAGTCGCGGTACGTGCGGCCTTCAAGGCGGTGCAGGGCGGGAAACAGGTCGCCGTGCTGGTGCCGACCACGATTCTTGCCGAACAGCATTTCCGGACCTTCGCGGATCGGCTCGCCGACTATCCGGTGACGGTGGAGGCACTTTCGCGCTTCCGCAGTGCGAAGGAACAGAAGGAAACGGTACGCAAGCTCGCCGATGGCGAACTCGATATCGTGATCGGCACGCACCGGCTGCTCTCGAAGGATGTGCTCTTCAAGGACCTCGGTCTGCTGGTTGTCGACGAGGAGCACCGCTTCGGCGTGAAGCACAAGGAACGGCTGAAGTCCCTGCGACTCGCGGTCGATGTGCTCACCCTCACTGCCACGCCGATTCCGCGGACGCTCCACCTCTCGCTCGCAGGCCTGCGCGACATGACGGTGATCGAGACGGCGCCGCGCGATCGGTCGCCGATCCTGACCTTCGTCGAACCGTGGGACGACGCCTTGCTCGAAGAGGCCATGGCGCGCGAACTCGACCGCGGTGGCCAGGTGTTCGTGGTGCACAACCGGATCGAGACCATCGAGACCATCGCGGCGCGTATCCGCGCCCTGGCGCCGCGGGCGCGGGTCGATGTCGGGCACGGTCAGATGGCGGCGGACGACCTCGAGAACGTGATGCAACGCTTCGTGGTGGGTGAACTCGATATCCTCGTCTCGACGATGATCGTCGAATCCGGGCTCGACGTTCCGAATGCGAACACGATGATCGTCCATGACGCCCACCGTTTCGGTCTGGCGCAGCTCTATCAGCTGCGGGGACGCGTTGGCCGGAGCCACCGGCGGGCCTATTGCTACCTGGTGGTCCCCGACACCATCGACCAGACGGCGGATGAGCGACTCAAGGTGCTTGAGCATCATACTGATCTGGGGGCCGGCTACCGGATTGCGCTCAAGGATCTGGAGCTTCGGGGGGCGGGAAACCTCCTCGGGTCAGAGCAGTCGGGGCACGCGCAGGCGGTGGGTTTCGACCTCTATATGCGCTGGCTGGAAGAGACGGTCACCGCGATGCGCGGGCAGGGCGGTGGGGATGCTCCCCAGCCCCCAGACGTGGTTTTCGACCAGCCGGCCCATCTCCCGGACGATTTCGTGCCCGACGACGAGACCAAGCTGGACCTCTACCGGCGACTGGCGCGGGCGTCGGCTCCCGGCGACATTGATGAGCTGCGGGCGGAACTCCGCGAGCGGTTCGGACCGCTCCCGGCGGAAGCTGACGCCCTGCTGGACATGGGTCGCCTCCGCGCCCTGGGTGCCAAGCTCGGGGTGCAACACATTCTTGTGCGGGGGGACGAGGCTCGTCTCTCCTTCCGGCATGGTGCCGCACCGAGGATGGCGGGGCTGACCCAGGCGCTGGATGATGTGCAGCTGGCCGCCGAGGTGCGCCGGACGGTGCCACTGTCGCTTCGATTGGTCCGGCTCGGGGGTGAAGCTCTCATCCCGTCGTTGGTTCGTGCGCTTCGTCAGGTGGCCGCGTAGGTCCACCGGTGTTCTTTCATCGATTGAGGAGTCCGATGCTTCGCAAGACTGTGCTCGCCGCGTCCCTGATGGTTGCCCTCAGTGCCTGCGGCGCGGGTGGGCTCGGTGCGGGTCCCGACGTTGCTGCCAAAGCCGCGGGACAGGAACTCCCCACGCAGCGCGTGGCCGACATTCTCGCGACCGCCAAGGGCGCGAAGCTGACCCCGGAGTCGGCGGAGTTCATCGCGAATCTCTGGATCGACTACACCCTCTTCGCACAGGGCGTCGCCAACGGCAACTTCACCGCCGACTCGGCGATGATCGTGAAGTCGACCTGGCCGGCGCTGGCTCAGATCCGGGCGGATCGCTGGCACGACACCCTCATCGCGCGGCGGGCGAAGGCCACCGATGCCCAGGTCGATTCCACGTATAACGCCGGTGCCGATCGTGCGATCCAGCACATCCTGATCGGGGTTCCCCCGACGGCGACCAAGGCAGAGCGCGCGGCCGCACAGAAGAAGATCAATGACATCGCCAGCCAGCTGAAGGGCGGCGCGAACTTCGGCGCCCTCGCGGTGAAGAACTCAATGGATGGCAGCGCGGGCGACAGCGGCTACATGCCGATCGGCCCCAAGGGTCGTTTCGTCCCCGCCTTCGATAGCGTGGCATACGGGCTTGCCGCCGGCGCAACCTCG
This portion of the Gemmatimonadota bacterium genome encodes:
- a CDS encoding DUF58 domain-containing protein, with product MTSPVRSGRAPRPDLLLPAEVARLGGLEVVTSGIVEGFLAGLHRSPRRGFSVEFAEHRQYQPGDEPRYVDWKLLARTDRLYVKQFEEETNLRAMLVLDASASMAWSGAPERLTKLDYASRLAAALALVLVRQRDAAGLVTFDEEVRTILPARARVAHWNQLSRTLADLRPGLGTAAEPALQQVVSALRRRGMVVFISDLLLDRELALKALRFLRHRGHEVLVLHIADPAELTLARGDETRFRDPESGKAVTLSPSEWGDAYQRTVAGVVRAWGISCRAAGMRYAVVPTDLPFGVALGRALGA
- a CDS encoding BatA domain-containing protein, with the translated sequence MIGFTTPWLLFGLIAAAIPILLHLVQRREPPELSFPAVRYLEDATRDHRRRIKLRHLLLLAVRTLLIVALVLAAAGLTVRRGGVVRHAPSALVLILDNSASSGTVIDGIPVVTSLVTAARAVLARATADDRLWLLTADGTVRGGTAADLGRELDAVGVLPVRLDLGVAVATGRDLVRGAGRPGEVVVISDLQRTALGAARAGSNVLVLRPDVAPPANRRIQSLVTSSQPWGADGGRLTFGVAAGDTVAVPVALRIAGRSGRDLLVTPGVPVTQRISGLTPGWLTLTVSLPPDELRSDDVQSVAVRVAPAPVVRWDNDDRFVSAAFEVLRSDGRVRSGDAVRFGTLGSGASVVMPPEDPSRIGAVNRGLAARGVTWRFGAPVASGERTDSSALLPGTERIARRITLESAGRSGDVLATVAGQPWLVRSGNVLLVGSRLDTAWSSLPLSAAFLPFLDALVSRAAEGVLTTSELVAGAELRLPEAVGSVAGPAGSVAVEGGSLWRPRTPGVYHLVGRGDTLGAVTVTVDPRESELARAADGDVRALWSGATVASLTSGPRRAFTAGSRGDLRGALLVLALCCALAETGLAGRAGRRN
- the mfd gene encoding transcription-repair coupling factor, with protein sequence MTLRPILDAFDRCAAVRALADRLPVRGATLSLAGLPGSSRAVLATWLTQRVGAGRLVVVITATPADAERWLTDLQHLTTAGVALYPQREALGEDEPHFEIAGERIETLASLLRGELQVLVTTARASAERTAVPAALEQLRLQVTVGEARPLRDVVASLERMGYQRVPAVSEVAEFSVRGGIVDVYGFGMSTPARLEWWGDDISSIRAFDLTTQRSGDEFPDVTVLPITSVAVRDLDSPGQRVERKSLLELLPVDALLFEESPHPDEEEVDRAWREAEHHLEIARRLGEDVPKRDEIFVDPATWRGRRANFARLVIAEEAADVQMGFFPPERVDRDLGRLRAMLGHGTPTLILCDNEGQRERLDELLEDGGFRPAGTTLVVGALDGGFVMPTLRVLTDHEIFRRARRLRRSRRYRQAAPSAVTGALTLGDYVVHLEHGIGVYRGIQTLTIDGGTIEVAILEYEGGDRLNVPLYRLDQLERYRAAGDDGDRPPPKIHRLGGTAWRKVREKTREAIQAMAAELLDLYARRGISAGFPFPPDSRWQRELESSFLYEDTPDQRTATEDIKKDMERPKPMDRLLVGDVGYGKTEVAVRAAFKAVQGGKQVAVLVPTTILAEQHFRTFADRLADYPVTVEALSRFRSAKEQKETVRKLADGELDIVIGTHRLLSKDVLFKDLGLLVVDEEHRFGVKHKERLKSLRLAVDVLTLTATPIPRTLHLSLAGLRDMTVIETAPRDRSPILTFVEPWDDALLEEAMARELDRGGQVFVVHNRIETIETIAARIRALAPRARVDVGHGQMAADDLENVMQRFVVGELDILVSTMIVESGLDVPNANTMIVHDAHRFGLAQLYQLRGRVGRSHRRAYCYLVVPDTIDQTADERLKVLEHHTDLGAGYRIALKDLELRGAGNLLGSEQSGHAQAVGFDLYMRWLEETVTAMRGQGGGDAPQPPDVVFDQPAHLPDDFVPDDETKLDLYRRLARASAPGDIDELRAELRERFGPLPAEADALLDMGRLRALGAKLGVQHILVRGDEARLSFRHGAAPRMAGLTQALDDVQLAAEVRRTVPLSLRLVRLGGEALIPSLVRALRQVAA